In a genomic window of Croceibacterium sp. TMG7-5b_MA50:
- a CDS encoding Xaa-Pro peptidase family protein, whose protein sequence is MRRRSFLAGSAAGLAATLVPPFAMAQDGLPKLGARAVPITVGERQDRVAHAAELMRSHDLDAVLVEAGTSLRYFTGVQWWRSERLTAAIITREGEIAVVTPFFEEPSVRETLALPAEILPWDEDEDPTAKVADWLKTRGLGQGRIGIEETVRYFAVDGLAAALPGTTLVSANPVVRGCRMVKSAAELALMQLATDITMAAYRHAAPRIERGMGPSDISALINGATKQMGGNPEFALVLLGEASAYPHGSGRPQQVRDGEVILLDSGCNVEGYQSDISRSFVFGEPTAFQRQVWQQMRQGQDVAIAAARIGATAGSIDDAVRSFYEGLGYGPGYRLPGTSHRTGHGIGLDGHEPVHLVRGEQTRLAPGMCFSNEPGIYIPGQFGIRLEDCFWMEEDGPRWFSTPAPSIDDPFG, encoded by the coding sequence ATGCGTCGCCGCTCCTTTCTCGCGGGCAGTGCCGCGGGGCTCGCTGCTACGCTGGTGCCGCCGTTCGCCATGGCGCAGGACGGTCTGCCGAAACTCGGCGCCCGGGCGGTTCCGATCACCGTTGGCGAGCGACAGGACCGTGTCGCCCACGCGGCGGAACTGATGCGTTCGCACGATCTCGACGCCGTGCTGGTGGAGGCGGGCACCAGCCTCAGGTACTTCACCGGCGTGCAATGGTGGCGCAGCGAACGTCTGACCGCCGCCATCATCACGCGGGAGGGGGAGATCGCCGTCGTCACCCCGTTCTTCGAAGAACCCAGCGTGCGCGAGACGCTGGCGCTGCCTGCGGAGATCCTGCCATGGGACGAGGATGAGGACCCTACCGCCAAGGTGGCCGACTGGCTGAAAACGCGTGGTTTGGGGCAGGGGCGCATCGGCATCGAGGAAACCGTCCGTTATTTCGCGGTCGATGGCCTCGCCGCGGCGCTGCCGGGTACCACGCTGGTCAGCGCCAATCCCGTGGTCCGTGGCTGCCGCATGGTCAAAAGCGCCGCCGAACTCGCGCTGATGCAGCTCGCCACGGACATCACGATGGCGGCATATCGCCATGCGGCGCCACGGATCGAGCGCGGAATGGGTCCATCCGACATCTCCGCCCTGATCAACGGCGCCACGAAGCAGATGGGCGGCAACCCGGAATTCGCCCTCGTTCTGCTAGGGGAGGCGAGCGCCTATCCCCACGGCAGTGGTCGCCCGCAGCAAGTGCGCGACGGCGAAGTGATCCTGCTCGACAGCGGGTGCAATGTCGAAGGATATCAGTCAGATATCTCGCGCTCCTTCGTCTTCGGCGAACCCACCGCCTTCCAGCGTCAGGTCTGGCAGCAGATGCGTCAGGGTCAGGACGTCGCGATCGCCGCCGCCCGCATCGGTGCCACGGCCGGCAGCATCGACGACGCCGTACGCAGCTTCTACGAAGGATTGGGCTACGGCCCCGGCTACCGCCTGCCCGGCACCTCCCATCGCACGGGCCACGGCATCGGTCTCGACGGGCACGAGCCGGTCCACCTGGTCCGCGGCGAGCAGACGCGCCTGGCGCCCGGCATGTGCTTCAGCAACGAACCGGGCATCTACATTCCCGGCCAGTTCGGCATCCGGCTTGAAGACTGCTTCTGGATGGAGGAGGACGGCCCCCGCTGGTTCAGCACCCCGGCGCCTTCGATCGACGATCCGTTCGGCTGA
- a CDS encoding DOMON-like domain-containing protein: MQTWELVPHPAMPAAGVSGVSASVLAPVDRWLRLRWRVEGAAGLVVPPFAGQVRADGLWRTTCFELFVQPAGGTAYAEFNFSPSDQWAAYDFTDRRTGMAERPVTPQPVCTMRRGGNLAIFDVALPLATVPLGSVGLTAVIEEAGGVKSYWALAHGGTAPDFHDPACFTASLAAPQAT; this comes from the coding sequence ATGCAGACGTGGGAACTGGTGCCGCATCCGGCCATGCCGGCGGCGGGGGTCAGCGGGGTATCGGCCAGTGTGCTGGCGCCGGTGGACCGGTGGCTGCGGCTGCGCTGGCGCGTGGAGGGGGCGGCGGGGCTAGTCGTGCCACCCTTCGCCGGGCAGGTCCGGGCGGACGGATTGTGGCGCACCACATGCTTCGAATTGTTCGTGCAGCCCGCGGGCGGCACCGCATATGCCGAATTCAATTTCAGCCCGTCCGATCAATGGGCCGCCTACGACTTCACCGACCGGCGCACCGGCATGGCGGAGCGGCCGGTGACGCCGCAGCCGGTCTGCACCATGCGGCGGGGCGGCAATCTGGCGATCTTCGACGTGGCGCTGCCACTTGCCACGGTGCCGCTCGGCTCCGTCGGATTGACGGCGGTGATCGAAGAGGCGGGAGGGGTGAAATCCTATTGGGCGCTGGCGCATGGCGGCACGGCGCCGGACTTCCACGACCCGGCTTGCTTCACCGCATCGCTTGCGGCACCCCAAGCCACATGA
- a CDS encoding DUF1343 domain-containing protein: MNFGIDRLLADPALLQQLSGRRVALVAHPASVTRDLTHSLDALIAAGINVTAAFGPQHGIKGDKQDNMVETADEVDATYGIPLFSLYGEVRRPSGQMMSTADVFLFDLQDLGCRIYTFCTTLLYLLQAAEAAGKSVWVLDRPNPAGRPVEGTLLLGGHESFVGAGPMPMRHGLTMGEMGHWFVARFGLNVDYRVIEMEGWQPDAMPGFGWPEDRLWINPSPNAATLNMARAYAGTVMLEGTTLSEGRGTTRPLEVLFGAPDISASDVLVEMRRLAPGWLTGCGLREAWFTPTFHKHAGVLCNALFVHAEGTFYDHAAFRPWRLQALAWKAIRTLYPDYPLWRDFPYEYEFDRLAIDVINGGPVLREWVDDPAARPADLDAVTSPDEAAWRAEIAPLLLYR; the protein is encoded by the coding sequence ATGAACTTCGGCATCGACCGCCTGCTGGCGGATCCCGCGCTCCTACAGCAACTGTCCGGCCGGCGCGTGGCGCTGGTCGCGCATCCCGCATCCGTCACCCGCGACCTGACGCATTCGCTGGATGCGCTGATCGCCGCCGGCATCAACGTCACCGCCGCCTTCGGCCCGCAGCATGGCATCAAGGGCGACAAGCAGGACAACATGGTGGAGACGGCGGACGAGGTCGACGCCACCTACGGCATCCCGCTGTTCAGCCTCTATGGGGAGGTGCGCCGCCCCAGTGGCCAGATGATGAGCACGGCGGACGTGTTCCTGTTCGACCTGCAGGACCTTGGCTGCCGCATCTACACCTTCTGCACCACGTTGCTTTATCTGCTGCAGGCGGCGGAAGCTGCGGGCAAGAGCGTCTGGGTGCTCGATCGACCCAATCCGGCCGGCCGCCCGGTCGAAGGCACGCTGCTGCTGGGCGGCCATGAAAGTTTCGTCGGCGCCGGTCCTATGCCGATGCGCCATGGGCTGACCATGGGGGAGATGGGGCACTGGTTCGTTGCCCGGTTCGGGCTGAACGTCGATTACCGGGTCATTGAGATGGAAGGCTGGCAGCCCGATGCCATGCCCGGCTTCGGCTGGCCGGAAGACCGGCTGTGGATCAATCCGAGCCCCAATGCCGCCACGCTCAACATGGCCCGTGCCTATGCCGGTACGGTGATGCTGGAAGGGACCACTCTGTCCGAAGGGCGCGGTACGACCCGCCCGCTGGAGGTGCTGTTCGGCGCCCCCGACATCTCCGCGTCGGACGTGCTGGTGGAGATGCGGCGGCTCGCGCCCGGCTGGCTGACCGGCTGCGGCCTGCGGGAGGCATGGTTCACGCCGACCTTCCACAAGCATGCAGGTGTGTTGTGCAACGCCCTGTTTGTCCACGCGGAAGGCACGTTCTACGACCATGCGGCGTTCCGCCCCTGGCGGTTGCAGGCGCTCGCCTGGAAGGCGATCCGCACGCTGTACCCGGACTATCCGCTGTGGCGCGACTTCCCGTATGAATACGAGTTCGACCGGCTGGCGATCGACGTCATCAATGGTGGCCCCGTCTTGCGCGAATGGGTCGACGACCCGGCGGCCCGGCCTGCCGACCTCGACGCGGTGACCTCGCCTGACGAGGCAGCGTGGCGCGCGGAGATCGCGCCGCTGCTGCTGTACCGCTGA
- the cysK gene encoding cysteine synthase A produces the protein MKADSVLATIGNTPHIRLARLFPDHEVWVKSERANPGGSIKDRIALAMVEDAEARGALQPGGTIIEPTSGNTGIGLAMVAAVKGYRLVLVMPESMSLERRRLMLAYGATFDLTPKERGMKGALERAQELLESIEGAWMPQQFENPANVAVHARTTAREILADFADAPPALLITGVGTGGHLTACAEVLKGEWPELKAYAVEPSLSPVISGGQPGPHPIQGIGAGFVPGNLHMQAIDGAIQVDPDDAKDMARRCAAEEGLLVGISSGATLAAIRQKLADQPAGTRVLGFNYDTGERYLSVPDFLPAE, from the coding sequence ATGAAGGCCGACAGCGTTCTTGCCACCATCGGGAACACCCCGCATATCCGTCTCGCGCGCCTGTTCCCCGACCACGAGGTCTGGGTGAAGAGTGAGCGGGCCAATCCGGGCGGATCGATCAAGGATCGCATCGCCCTCGCCATGGTGGAGGATGCGGAGGCGCGCGGCGCGTTGCAGCCGGGCGGGACGATCATCGAACCCACGAGCGGCAATACCGGCATCGGCCTCGCCATGGTGGCCGCGGTCAAGGGTTACCGGCTGGTGCTGGTGATGCCCGAATCGATGTCGCTGGAACGGCGGCGGCTGATGCTGGCCTATGGCGCGACCTTCGACCTCACGCCCAAGGAGCGCGGGATGAAGGGTGCGCTGGAGCGGGCGCAGGAGCTGCTCGAGAGCATCGAGGGCGCGTGGATGCCACAGCAGTTTGAGAACCCGGCTAATGTCGCCGTCCATGCCCGGACCACTGCGCGCGAGATCCTGGCCGATTTCGCCGACGCGCCGCCCGCGCTGCTGATCACCGGCGTCGGCACCGGCGGGCACCTGACCGCCTGTGCGGAGGTGCTGAAGGGTGAATGGCCGGAGCTGAAGGCCTATGCCGTGGAGCCGAGCCTGTCGCCCGTCATCTCCGGCGGGCAGCCCGGGCCGCACCCCATCCAGGGCATCGGCGCGGGCTTCGTGCCGGGCAATCTGCACATGCAGGCGATCGACGGGGCGATCCAGGTCGATCCCGACGATGCCAAGGACATGGCACGCCGCTGCGCCGCGGAGGAAGGGTTGCTGGTCGGCATTTCCAGCGGGGCGACACTCGCGGCGATCCGGCAGAAGCTGGCTGACCAGCCGGCGGGCACCCGCGTGCTGGGCTTCAATTACGACACGGGCGAGCGGTACCTGTCGGTTCCCGACTTCCTGCCGGCGGAATGA
- the tyrS gene encoding tyrosine--tRNA ligase — MSQYQSDLLRLLDERGYIHQLTDAAGLDALAQRQVVPGYIGFDPTAPSLHVGGLVQIMLLRRLQQAGHKPIVLMGGGTGKIGDPSFKDDARKLLTTETIAENVASIKRVFERFLTFGDGPSDAIMLDNAEWLDRLEYIPFLREVGQHFSVNRMLSFDSVKQRLDREQSLSFLEFNYMILQAYDFRELAERHGCRLQMGGSDQWGNIVNGIELARRMDGTEVFGATTPLLTTADGSKMGKTVAGAVWLNDDMLPAYDFWQYWRNVDDRDVGKFMRLFTDLPLDEIARLEALQSSEINDAKIVLANEVTALVRGREAAQGAADTAAQTFAGGALGGDLPVLSVPADGIRLGAACTGIGFAASGGEAKRKIAEGAVRLDDQPATDPAELIVLAPGEERKLSLGRKKHGILRGA; from the coding sequence ATGAGCCAGTACCAGTCCGATCTCCTCCGCCTGCTCGACGAGCGCGGCTACATCCACCAGCTGACCGATGCCGCGGGCCTTGATGCCCTGGCGCAGCGGCAGGTGGTGCCCGGCTATATCGGCTTCGACCCAACGGCACCATCGCTGCATGTTGGCGGCCTGGTGCAGATCATGCTGCTGCGCCGGTTGCAGCAGGCGGGGCACAAGCCGATCGTGCTGATGGGCGGCGGCACCGGCAAGATCGGCGATCCCAGTTTCAAGGACGACGCCCGCAAGCTGCTGACGACCGAGACGATCGCGGAGAACGTCGCCAGCATCAAACGGGTGTTCGAACGGTTCCTGACCTTTGGCGACGGCCCATCCGATGCCATCATGCTGGACAATGCCGAGTGGCTGGACCGGCTGGAATATATCCCGTTCCTGCGGGAGGTCGGCCAGCATTTCAGCGTGAACCGGATGCTGAGCTTCGATTCGGTCAAGCAGCGGCTGGATCGGGAGCAATCGCTGAGCTTCCTGGAATTCAACTACATGATCCTGCAGGCCTACGACTTCCGGGAGCTGGCTGAGCGCCATGGCTGCCGGTTGCAGATGGGCGGCAGCGACCAGTGGGGCAACATCGTCAACGGCATCGAGCTCGCCCGCCGGATGGACGGGACGGAGGTGTTCGGCGCGACCACCCCGTTGCTGACCACCGCCGATGGCAGCAAGATGGGCAAGACCGTCGCCGGCGCCGTGTGGCTGAACGACGACATGCTGCCCGCGTATGATTTCTGGCAGTACTGGCGCAATGTGGACGACCGGGACGTCGGCAAGTTCATGCGCCTGTTCACCGACCTCCCGCTGGACGAGATCGCCCGGCTGGAGGCGCTGCAGAGTTCCGAGATCAACGACGCCAAGATCGTGCTGGCAAACGAGGTCACGGCATTGGTGCGCGGCCGGGAGGCGGCGCAGGGTGCAGCCGACACCGCGGCGCAGACCTTTGCCGGCGGCGCGCTGGGCGGCGACCTGCCGGTGTTGAGCGTGCCGGCGGACGGCATCCGGCTGGGCGCGGCCTGCACCGGCATCGGCTTTGCCGCCAGCGGGGGCGAGGCGAAGCGCAAGATCGCGGAAGGCGCGGTGCGGCTGGACGACCAGCCCGCCACCGACCCGGCGGAGCTGATCGTGCTGGCGCCGGGCGAGGAGCGCAAGCTGAGCCTGGGCCGCAAGAAGCACGGCATCCTGCGCGGCGCGTAA
- a CDS encoding response regulator, protein MKLAGRRVLLVEDEPIIGFALEDMLQSVGACARLACSLDEGLRCVDECTWDAAILDVNLHGRQSFPLARALLAAQVPVVFATGNSLQSWPQDLAAVPTISKPYDLAAIRRAFEG, encoded by the coding sequence GTGAAACTCGCCGGACGCAGGGTTCTGCTGGTCGAGGATGAGCCGATCATTGGCTTCGCGCTGGAGGACATGCTACAGAGTGTCGGCGCATGCGCCAGGCTGGCTTGTTCGCTGGACGAAGGGCTGCGCTGCGTAGACGAATGCACCTGGGATGCGGCAATCCTGGACGTAAATCTGCACGGTCGTCAAAGCTTCCCGCTGGCGCGCGCGCTTCTTGCAGCGCAGGTGCCGGTGGTGTTCGCCACCGGCAACAGTTTGCAATCTTGGCCGCAGGATCTCGCCGCCGTTCCCACCATCAGCAAGCCCTACGACCTCGCCGCCATTCGCCGCGCGTTCGAAGGCTAG
- the glyA gene encoding serine hydroxymethyltransferase produces MTTPTLDRDQTATSTPLKTFWHDTLEDADPDVAAIIGRELGRQRDRIELIASENIASPAVLEATGSVFTNKYAEGYPGKRYYGGCEYADEVERLAIERVTRLFGCNFANVQPNSGSQMNQAVFLALLNPGDTFMGLDLASGGHLTHGSPVNMSGKWFNAVPYGVRREDSLLDMEQVTSLAREHKPKLIIAGGTAYPRHWDFAAFRAIADEVGAYLLIDMSHFSGLVAGGVHPSPFPHAHVVTTTTHKSLRGPRSGVILTDDEALAKKFNSAIFPGLQGGPLMHVIAGKAVAFGEALRPSFRDYAAQIVANARALADSLAQAGVPCVSGGTDNHLVLVDLTQADVTGKAAEKALDRAFLTCNKNAIPFDPRSPFITSGIRLGTPAATTRGFGTAEFAQVGRMIADVVAGLSRNGEEGDAQVEEAVRRQASELCQAFPVYPGR; encoded by the coding sequence ATGACCACGCCCACGCTCGACCGCGATCAAACGGCCACCTCCACTCCGCTCAAGACCTTCTGGCACGACACGCTGGAAGATGCCGATCCCGATGTCGCCGCAATCATCGGCCGGGAACTCGGGCGCCAGCGTGACCGGATCGAACTGATCGCCAGCGAGAACATCGCCAGCCCCGCCGTGCTGGAAGCGACCGGATCGGTCTTCACCAACAAATATGCCGAGGGTTATCCTGGCAAGCGCTATTACGGCGGCTGCGAATACGCAGACGAGGTGGAGCGGCTCGCGATCGAGCGGGTGACACGGCTGTTCGGCTGCAACTTCGCCAATGTGCAGCCCAATTCGGGCAGCCAGATGAACCAGGCCGTGTTCCTGGCACTGCTGAACCCTGGTGACACCTTCATGGGGCTGGATCTCGCCAGCGGCGGGCACCTGACCCATGGCAGTCCCGTGAACATGAGCGGCAAGTGGTTCAACGCCGTGCCTTACGGCGTGCGGCGGGAAGACAGCCTGCTCGACATGGAGCAGGTGACCAGCCTTGCGCGGGAGCACAAGCCGAAGCTCATCATCGCGGGCGGCACCGCCTATCCGCGCCACTGGGACTTCGCCGCCTTCCGAGCCATCGCGGACGAGGTGGGCGCATACCTGCTGATCGACATGTCGCACTTCTCCGGCCTGGTCGCCGGCGGCGTGCATCCCTCCCCCTTCCCTCATGCCCATGTCGTGACCACAACCACGCACAAGAGCCTGCGCGGCCCCCGTTCGGGCGTGATCCTGACCGATGACGAGGCACTGGCGAAGAAGTTCAACTCCGCCATTTTCCCCGGCCTGCAGGGCGGGCCGCTGATGCACGTCATCGCGGGCAAGGCGGTCGCTTTCGGGGAGGCGCTGCGGCCTTCCTTCCGTGACTATGCCGCGCAGATCGTCGCCAATGCCAGGGCGCTGGCCGACTCGCTTGCGCAGGCAGGCGTACCCTGCGTCTCCGGCGGGACGGACAACCACCTGGTGCTGGTCGACCTGACCCAGGCGGATGTCACCGGCAAGGCGGCGGAAAAGGCGCTCGATCGCGCTTTCCTGACCTGCAACAAGAACGCGATCCCGTTCGATCCGCGCTCCCCGTTCATCACCTCCGGCATCCGGCTCGGCACCCCGGCTGCTACGACCCGCGGCTTCGGCACGGCCGAGTTCGCGCAGGTCGGGCGCATGATCGCCGACGTGGTCGCCGGCCTCTCCCGCAACGGTGAGGAGGGCGACGCGCAGGTAGAAGAGGCTGTGCGCCGCCAGGCAAGCGAACTGTGCCAGGCCTTTCCTGTCTATCCCGGGAGATAA
- the rpiB gene encoding ribose 5-phosphate isomerase B, with protein sequence MKIAIASDHAAFDLKADLAQWLADIGYEVVDLGPDSASSVDYPDYGYRLAQAIGDNQAALGVALCGSGIGISIAANRHAAVRCALVSEPLSARLARTHNDANAIAMGARLIGPEMARACLAAFLDTPFEGGRHQRRVDKLSQPQLNQEPA encoded by the coding sequence ATGAAGATCGCGATCGCGTCCGACCACGCCGCTTTCGACCTGAAAGCGGATCTTGCCCAGTGGCTTGCCGACATCGGGTACGAGGTTGTTGACCTTGGCCCGGACAGTGCCAGCTCGGTCGATTATCCCGACTATGGCTACCGTCTGGCGCAGGCGATCGGCGACAATCAGGCGGCGCTCGGTGTAGCGCTGTGCGGGTCGGGCATCGGCATCTCGATTGCCGCCAACCGCCATGCGGCTGTGCGCTGCGCGCTGGTCAGCGAACCCTTGTCGGCCCGGCTCGCGCGGACGCACAACGATGCGAACGCCATCGCCATGGGCGCGCGGCTGATCGGTCCGGAAATGGCCCGGGCATGCCTTGCGGCCTTTCTCGACACCCCCTTCGAAGGCGGCCGGCACCAGCGCCGCGTCGACAAGCTTTCCCAGCCTCAGTTGAATCAGGAACCGGCATGA
- a CDS encoding RNA methyltransferase — protein sequence MAMEALGAPPIIVLVRPQLGENIGKAARAMLNFGLTELRLVEPRDGWPNPSAGPAASGADIVLEGAKVFASTAEAVADCAHVYATTVRKRGVTKPVVGPEEAGRAIAEAQGRSAILFGPERSGLETEDVALARAILTVPINPQFASLNLAQAVILVAYGWSRTQHLAVPTTEELLPPAPQEELEGMIAHLERLLEPRGYFAPESRAASTRRTLRTMLTKPAWNHLEVRTMRGVLSALEREPRD from the coding sequence ATGGCCATGGAAGCGCTCGGCGCTCCTCCCATCATCGTCCTCGTGCGGCCGCAGCTTGGCGAGAATATCGGCAAGGCGGCGCGCGCCATGCTCAATTTCGGCCTAACCGAGCTGCGGCTGGTAGAACCGCGTGACGGTTGGCCCAACCCATCCGCCGGTCCGGCAGCCTCGGGTGCCGACATCGTGCTGGAAGGCGCCAAGGTGTTCGCCAGCACCGCCGAGGCGGTCGCCGACTGCGCCCATGTCTACGCCACCACCGTGCGCAAACGCGGCGTCACAAAGCCTGTCGTCGGTCCGGAGGAGGCCGGTCGTGCCATCGCTGAGGCACAGGGCCGCAGCGCCATCCTGTTCGGGCCCGAGCGATCGGGTCTAGAGACGGAGGACGTGGCGCTTGCCCGGGCGATCTTGACGGTGCCGATCAATCCCCAGTTCGCCTCGCTCAACCTGGCCCAGGCGGTGATCCTGGTGGCGTATGGCTGGTCCCGTACGCAGCATCTGGCGGTGCCGACGACCGAGGAGCTGCTGCCCCCGGCCCCGCAGGAGGAACTTGAGGGCATGATCGCCCATTTGGAACGTCTGTTGGAACCGCGCGGCTATTTCGCGCCCGAAAGCCGCGCCGCCAGCACGCGCCGCACACTCCGCACGATGCTGACCAAACCCGCCTGGAATCACCTGGAGGTCCGCACCATGCGGGGGGTCCTGTCCGCGCTAGAGCGAGAGCCGCGCGACTAG
- a CDS encoding PilZ domain-containing protein, whose translation MGRVQTIGITCSMPARGAHLSVIDMRMARRHDVACTIAAEHLGRACELVLNLRNISANGVLIEPSPGLVRGDRLILRLPALGQIEAYCIWTIDTRAGCQFERILHPEEFGAVLARMKPEALAG comes from the coding sequence ATGGGCAGGGTCCAGACAATCGGGATCACCTGCTCCATGCCCGCGCGCGGCGCCCATCTTTCGGTTATCGACATGCGCATGGCGCGGCGTCACGATGTCGCCTGCACGATCGCTGCCGAGCATCTGGGCCGCGCCTGCGAGCTGGTGCTGAACCTGCGCAATATCAGCGCCAACGGCGTCCTGATCGAGCCATCGCCGGGCCTGGTCCGGGGCGACCGGCTGATTTTGCGCCTGCCTGCGCTGGGCCAGATCGAGGCCTATTGCATCTGGACGATCGACACCCGCGCCGGGTGCCAGTTCGAACGCATCCTGCATCCGGAGGAATTTGGCGCGGTGCTGGCCAGGATGAAGCCGGAGGCACTGGCGGGCTAG
- the nrdR gene encoding transcriptional regulator NrdR has product MRCPFCAHDDTQVKDSRPSEDSTAIRRRRQCEGCGARFTTFERVQLREVMVVKASGRREPFDRGKIEQSVALACRKRPVPQERIDQFVSSIQRQLEISGEAEVPSARIGELVMDNLRELDAVACIRFASVYRDFEDARDFEDFASTVRDVGGR; this is encoded by the coding sequence ATGCGATGCCCGTTCTGCGCGCATGACGACACCCAGGTAAAGGATTCGCGCCCCTCCGAAGACAGCACCGCCATCCGGCGACGGCGGCAGTGCGAAGGTTGCGGGGCGCGGTTCACCACGTTCGAACGGGTGCAATTGCGTGAGGTGATGGTCGTGAAGGCGAGCGGCCGGCGCGAGCCGTTCGACCGCGGCAAGATCGAACAATCCGTCGCCCTCGCCTGCCGCAAGCGTCCGGTACCGCAGGAACGGATCGATCAGTTCGTCTCCTCCATCCAGCGCCAGCTGGAAATTTCGGGTGAGGCGGAGGTACCCTCCGCTCGAATTGGCGAGCTGGTGATGGACAATCTGCGTGAACTCGATGCGGTGGCCTGCATCCGCTTCGCCTCCGTCTACCGCGACTTCGAAGATGCCCGCGATTTCGAGGATTTCGCCAGCACCGTGCGCGACGTGGGCGGTCGCTGA
- a CDS encoding MFS transporter encodes MARGVIQHSAALPVPASPLAISAYRRFLLARVFAVFATLSVVVLIGYQTYDVARADYGMDRRDAAFMLGLLGLAQFVPIALLTPLAGVAADRFDRRRVVLCANTIDSVIALTLAICTWRDALSLPLLFTLAACHGSARVFNGPALAAIAPNIVPPVLLPRAIALSSMAWQIGTVVGPATGGLLFGWNPSAPFFLAAGMVLTSGLLISSLPPVRARHDKPPAHPFRQVAEGFGFVRGNRFLMGCITLDLFAVLLGGATAMLPVFARDILMVGPEGLGLMRGAPAAGAAAVAALLAVRPLERRVGTRMLWAVVVFGLATIAFALSRNLWLSLACLVVLGAADMVSVFIRSSLVQLATPDTMRGRVSAISGLAVSASNELGELQSGMAAALLGAVWAVAAGGVGAIVVTGLWAWLFPELRRVTTFSTRYIDTATSKEEPAP; translated from the coding sequence ATGGCACGGGGTGTGATCCAGCACAGTGCCGCCCTGCCCGTACCCGCCAGCCCGCTTGCCATTTCGGCCTATCGTCGATTCCTGCTGGCGCGGGTCTTCGCAGTGTTCGCGACGCTGAGCGTCGTGGTGCTGATCGGGTACCAGACCTATGACGTGGCGCGGGCCGATTACGGCATGGATCGGCGCGACGCTGCCTTCATGCTCGGCCTGCTGGGACTGGCGCAGTTCGTGCCGATCGCGCTGCTGACCCCGCTGGCGGGCGTCGCCGCCGACCGGTTCGACCGGCGACGGGTGGTGCTGTGCGCCAACACGATCGACAGCGTGATCGCCTTGACGCTGGCGATCTGCACCTGGCGCGACGCCCTCAGCCTGCCGCTGCTGTTCACGCTGGCGGCGTGCCATGGTTCCGCCCGGGTCTTCAACGGCCCCGCGCTGGCAGCGATCGCGCCCAATATCGTGCCGCCCGTGCTGCTGCCGCGTGCCATCGCGCTGTCATCCATGGCGTGGCAGATCGGCACGGTGGTGGGGCCGGCCACGGGGGGCCTGCTGTTCGGCTGGAACCCGTCCGCGCCGTTCTTCCTCGCCGCCGGGATGGTGCTGACGTCCGGCCTGCTGATCTCCAGCCTGCCGCCGGTACGCGCCCGGCACGACAAACCCCCGGCGCACCCTTTCCGGCAGGTCGCCGAAGGGTTCGGCTTCGTGCGCGGCAACCGGTTCCTGATGGGCTGCATCACGCTGGACCTGTTCGCCGTGCTGCTGGGCGGCGCGACCGCCATGCTGCCGGTCTTCGCGCGCGACATCCTGATGGTGGGGCCCGAAGGGCTGGGCCTGATGCGCGGCGCACCCGCCGCGGGCGCCGCGGCGGTGGCGGCGTTGCTGGCGGTCCGTCCGCTGGAACGGCGCGTGGGCACGCGGATGCTGTGGGCGGTGGTGGTGTTCGGGCTGGCGACCATCGCCTTCGCCCTGTCGCGCAACCTGTGGCTGTCGCTCGCCTGCCTGGTGGTGCTGGGCGCGGCGGACATGGTGTCCGTCTTCATCCGCAGTTCGCTGGTGCAGCTGGCGACGCCCGACACGATGCGCGGGCGGGTGTCGGCGATCAGCGGCCTTGCCGTCTCCGCCTCCAACGAGCTGGGCGAACTGCAATCGGGCATGGCGGCGGCGCTGCTGGGCGCGGTATGGGCAGTGGCGGCCGGCGGGGTGGGGGCGATCGTCGTTACCGGATTGTGGGCCTGGCTCTTCCCGGAACTGCGGCGTGTCACCACGTTCTCCACCCGCTATATCGACACTGCGACATCCAAAGAGGAGCCTGCCCCATGA